A window from Lentisphaera araneosa HTCC2155 encodes these proteins:
- a CDS encoding DUF5703 domain-containing protein: MPSLKTLLLVIVMLSSALFASSPDRYNVVWDSPSKDQHGSMPLGNGSTGINAWIEPNGDLVFYISRTDSWGDNGRLLKVGKVRIKLAPAPASNDFLQTLSLVDGTLKARYGDTDIRLWVDANNPVIHAEFNGPQKTAATASIELWRTKQFSIPSSWECSDVHLFRPRPGEKWGNLGPTVMEPDNLLNNKKDRIGWYHRNIKSVGPAMHAKIQGMADFKRTDPLLHRTFGAIITTKNGKKIDNTHLLSPQSKNHRFDIYVHTEHPATEHQWLNALEQLIAQTESIPFEKRRSAHAAWWKAFWQRSWIHATQSSKNEISKSLIPANKLNFSFGIDSNGNSRFAGKMGRTSLLNVALDENAIRQLAQDQESLSGFNPKELLFSATPNLHTELPNSDQWTNSPALTAEAWILPDTHAGSVRILNKTLVGSNEGFLLDTYPGNSLRLIVGEKVLMVKDCLVPEEWNHLAVVIDSQAGTIALYHNGEKIAEEKPERSLTDAYIVSRAYALQRYINACAGRGAYPIKFNGSIFTVEGFADGKSRGPDYRRWGSGYWWQNTRLPYISMLTSGDVEMTKPLYKMYCQDLFEYHKQRTRRHTGHGGIYVPECMYFWGEMFAETYGKKPFEERKDKLQDNRYHKWEWVSGLEMTFMMLDRYEHTLDEKFLKETTLPFATEVLKFFVEHYQTDKNGKLVMNPAQALETWWECTNPMDPVSGMRAVTNRLLDLPEHLSSPKLRQYWAQVQAKVPPLPTREYQGETIFAPAEKFAVCKNGEVPELYCVFPFRLASFEKANAEMARRTLHHRKARGNSGWRQDEIFMAYLGLADEAQKNLVGRAKNKHKGSRFPAFWGPNMDWIPDQDHGGILTKAFQSMILQSDGKKIFLQPAWPKDWNATFKLHAPYKTVIEGQVVNGKITKLKVTPKSRTKDVVMASDFKQP, from the coding sequence ATGCCCTCCCTTAAAACTTTACTACTAGTTATTGTAATGTTATCCTCGGCACTTTTTGCCAGCTCACCAGATCGCTACAATGTAGTTTGGGATAGCCCCAGTAAGGATCAGCATGGTTCGATGCCACTCGGCAATGGCTCCACCGGCATCAATGCGTGGATTGAACCCAACGGCGACCTCGTCTTCTATATTTCTAGAACTGATTCTTGGGGGGATAATGGACGTCTACTAAAAGTGGGCAAAGTACGAATCAAACTAGCTCCAGCTCCAGCTAGCAATGATTTTTTACAAACACTTAGTTTAGTCGACGGGACTCTGAAGGCCCGTTATGGCGACACCGACATCCGCCTCTGGGTCGATGCGAATAATCCAGTGATTCATGCCGAATTTAATGGCCCACAGAAAACAGCAGCGACTGCGTCGATTGAGCTATGGCGTACAAAGCAGTTCTCTATACCAAGTTCTTGGGAATGTAGCGATGTTCACCTCTTTCGACCCAGACCTGGAGAAAAATGGGGCAATCTCGGCCCCACGGTAATGGAACCAGACAATCTTCTCAACAATAAAAAAGACCGTATCGGATGGTATCATCGCAATATCAAATCCGTGGGCCCCGCAATGCATGCTAAAATCCAGGGCATGGCCGATTTCAAACGTACAGATCCGCTACTGCACCGAACTTTTGGAGCTATTATCACGACGAAAAACGGCAAAAAAATTGATAACACCCATCTACTCTCGCCGCAATCGAAGAATCATCGCTTCGATATTTACGTACATACCGAACACCCCGCGACAGAACACCAATGGCTAAATGCCTTGGAACAACTTATTGCGCAGACCGAGTCAATCCCTTTCGAAAAACGTCGCTCCGCACACGCTGCATGGTGGAAGGCTTTTTGGCAACGAAGTTGGATTCACGCCACTCAAAGCTCAAAAAATGAGATTAGCAAAAGCCTTATCCCCGCAAACAAACTCAATTTCAGCTTCGGAATCGATTCGAATGGCAATAGCCGCTTTGCAGGCAAGATGGGACGCACTTCCTTGCTGAATGTGGCATTGGATGAAAACGCGATTCGCCAGCTCGCTCAAGATCAAGAGAGCCTAAGCGGTTTTAATCCGAAAGAACTTCTTTTTTCTGCGACGCCGAACTTGCATACGGAGCTACCCAACTCGGATCAATGGACCAATTCTCCTGCACTAACAGCAGAGGCCTGGATTCTCCCAGATACCCATGCGGGCAGCGTTCGTATTTTAAATAAAACTTTGGTGGGTAGTAATGAGGGCTTTCTTCTCGATACATACCCAGGAAATAGCTTGCGCCTCATCGTAGGCGAAAAGGTCTTAATGGTAAAGGACTGCCTCGTCCCCGAAGAATGGAACCACCTTGCAGTTGTCATAGATTCCCAGGCGGGAACTATTGCCCTCTATCACAATGGGGAAAAAATCGCTGAAGAAAAACCTGAGCGCTCGCTGACAGATGCCTATATCGTGAGTCGTGCCTATGCATTGCAGCGCTACATCAACGCCTGTGCTGGACGTGGCGCCTATCCGATTAAATTTAATGGCTCGATCTTTACCGTAGAGGGCTTTGCAGACGGAAAAAGTCGCGGGCCAGATTACCGTCGCTGGGGTTCTGGCTACTGGTGGCAAAACACCCGCCTCCCCTATATCAGCATGCTAACTTCCGGTGATGTGGAAATGACCAAGCCCCTCTACAAAATGTACTGTCAGGATTTATTTGAATACCACAAGCAGCGCACACGACGCCATACGGGCCACGGTGGCATCTATGTCCCCGAATGTATGTATTTTTGGGGAGAAATGTTTGCAGAGACCTATGGAAAAAAACCTTTTGAAGAACGAAAAGACAAACTCCAAGATAATCGCTATCACAAGTGGGAGTGGGTCTCTGGACTCGAAATGACTTTTATGATGCTCGATCGCTACGAGCACACCCTCGACGAAAAATTCCTCAAAGAAACCACCCTCCCCTTTGCCACAGAAGTTCTTAAATTCTTTGTCGAACATTACCAAACCGATAAAAATGGCAAGCTGGTAATGAACCCAGCTCAGGCCTTGGAAACTTGGTGGGAATGTACCAACCCCATGGATCCCGTATCGGGCATGCGCGCGGTCACCAATCGTTTACTTGACTTACCTGAACACCTGAGTAGCCCTAAATTACGCCAATACTGGGCGCAAGTACAGGCAAAAGTCCCACCGCTTCCGACCCGTGAATATCAAGGTGAGACGATTTTTGCGCCAGCTGAAAAATTTGCTGTCTGTAAAAATGGTGAAGTTCCTGAACTTTACTGTGTTTTTCCCTTCCGCTTGGCCTCTTTCGAGAAAGCAAATGCGGAAATGGCAAGGCGCACTCTGCACCACCGCAAAGCACGCGGCAACAGCGGCTGGCGTCAGGATGAAATTTTCATGGCCTACCTAGGGCTTGCCGACGAGGCTCAAAAAAACTTGGTAGGACGAGCAAAAAACAAGCATAAAGGCTCGCGTTTTCCGGCCTTCTGGGGCCCCAATATGGATTGGATTCCCGATCAAGACCATGGTGGTATTTTGACCAAAGCTTTCCAGTCAATGATCCTACAGAGCGATGGCAAAAAAATCTTTCTGCAACCCGCTTGGCCCAAAGATTGGAACGCCACCTTTAAACTGCACGCACCTTATAAAACCGTCATTGAGGGACAGGTCGTAAATGGTAAAATCACAAAGCTAAAAGTTACGCCAAAATCACGCACCAAGGACGTGGTCATGGCATCAGATTTCAAACAGCCATAA
- a CDS encoding DUF7133 domain-containing protein, whose protein sequence is MKFLTYSLLIFLSTELFAQSSGLAQVKETDQRPIKALLIAGGCCHDYEAQHKILSEGIQSRANIRVDAYVSLSKSPNPPLPLFDDPNWAEGYDLIIHDECAATNKDNKHVDNILKAHESIPAVHLHCAMHSFRGEKNEAWNKHIGLKSTRHGPHLPVAVEVTDKSHPITKGFQNWVTGKEELYNNEEIYTAEPLLQGTQKYNKKGKDIVDTAIVAWVNTQHGARSFSTSLGHYNEVVASDKYLELVTRGSLWACDKLDQKFYHQAYTGSNLVTILNKDFKADPKKPLSTAPPADAIFVKLSASSTQTSNKNFMANVIDGNPKTRWCANSGSAPAWLQVNFETPQSIQAAQIEWEMRDQWTQYRIETSADGKNWETLFDASKNTQGGLRKDQFKATNTSYLRVTFLRQERGMWPSLWELNLFDQAGKKLKLHERTQKVSVPVSLDQFKKSGNYKPHPHRLSPVEEKELLKDISVPEGFEKSIFAPWQMANYPTYVAAAPSGDLYVSSDGNASGNRNPGRGRILRLRDNDADGRADEVTEFVRDIDSPRGIVWDHDRLYVLHPPHITVFHDQDGDGMADSSKRLISNIAFGFKDRSADHTTNGLEMGIDGWIYIAVGDFGFMKATGTDGREMQLRGGGVVRFRPDGTGMELFSGGTRNIYGIAITPKLDMISRDNTNDGGGWDVRMHQHSGLEDHGYPRLYMNFQDEIIQPLADYGGGSGVGAFYLGEPGIPSEWNQRPYTCDWGRQGSYRHILTQQGSLLKEEKKPDIFIKMTRPTDADVDGLSNIYQASWKGPANYFWKGVDQGYIAKVRPKNFQAEALPPFEKLSEDQLIALIANSRSHVRRLNAQRMILRKPFKKETQEKLLRETQNQQLNLDNRIALLYTFSQRGVDSTFSEAVIKALTQAFDNEQELMPFVVRALGDMAIDKRTTQQASPVPSEFLKAALKSNQPKLVLEAIIAATRQEKMDLAYVIADQLASQDKLIFHTAFQALAKLNAYQAALFKLGSPTTRQGASFALMRMHDPKLVQKLITQVQKEKNGQIQQAIIAVLARLYHREAQWQGDSWSTRPDTRGPYYQLATWEASESILETLNQFLEAPQTPKALNAAIVGEIGKNRIQNDRGLVQIIKLAESDASLLPTVLSQLADKDNIPPNAVPLIISAAHNSKSSASSLAQAVQLLIKIDHPKVYPAMMAALSSILRDNKAVKVRSEVRKKLFNSPKLENYTDQFVKSLSQPTIPFEDQWAAQALLHLANAKGIGKEAQHKSRLAIDKTWQDDNKKANLIQAAHRSSNPYLNNRIRLVINHPNEGVKAWAKAAMRSLRIQAPGEDKTPKIASLKVEDAMTQVINYKKGDAALGEAIYTRASCSACHTVSPDEAPKGPYLGNIASILRRQDLVESILLPNKSISQGFATQMISLKSGQSIMGFVTDESGDSVSMRDISSEEHSFKKSEISSRQKLPTSLMPPALMNNFTVHEFASLIDYLNKLAKKDE, encoded by the coding sequence ATGAAATTTCTAACTTATTCCCTACTCATATTTCTTTCTACTGAGCTATTCGCTCAGAGCTCAGGCTTAGCTCAAGTTAAGGAAACTGATCAGCGCCCCATCAAAGCCTTGCTAATTGCGGGTGGCTGCTGCCACGATTATGAAGCTCAGCATAAAATTTTATCCGAAGGCATTCAATCGCGTGCCAATATTCGCGTCGATGCCTATGTCAGCTTGAGCAAATCCCCCAATCCACCTTTGCCCCTCTTTGATGACCCCAATTGGGCCGAGGGCTACGACCTCATTATTCACGACGAATGTGCCGCCACTAATAAAGACAACAAGCATGTGGATAACATTCTCAAAGCTCATGAAAGCATTCCTGCCGTTCACCTTCACTGCGCCATGCACTCATTTCGCGGAGAAAAAAACGAAGCCTGGAATAAACACATTGGTCTCAAATCTACTCGCCATGGTCCCCATCTTCCCGTTGCAGTAGAAGTCACGGATAAAAGTCACCCCATCACCAAGGGTTTTCAGAACTGGGTAACTGGCAAAGAAGAACTCTACAACAATGAGGAAATCTATACTGCAGAGCCTCTTCTACAAGGAACTCAAAAATACAATAAAAAAGGAAAAGACATTGTCGACACCGCCATAGTTGCTTGGGTCAATACCCAACATGGCGCACGTTCTTTTTCCACTTCCCTCGGTCACTACAACGAGGTTGTAGCGAGTGACAAATACCTCGAGCTCGTCACGCGTGGCTCGCTCTGGGCTTGCGATAAACTGGATCAAAAATTTTATCATCAAGCCTACACGGGCAGCAACTTAGTCACCATCCTGAATAAAGATTTTAAAGCGGACCCAAAAAAGCCCCTTAGCACTGCTCCTCCCGCCGATGCAATTTTTGTTAAATTGTCTGCTAGTTCTACTCAAACGAGCAATAAAAACTTCATGGCTAATGTGATTGATGGCAATCCGAAAACTCGTTGGTGTGCAAATTCAGGCTCAGCTCCAGCTTGGTTACAAGTAAATTTTGAAACGCCTCAATCCATTCAAGCTGCGCAAATCGAATGGGAAATGCGTGATCAATGGACACAGTATAGAATTGAAACTTCCGCAGATGGAAAAAATTGGGAAACTCTTTTTGATGCCTCAAAAAATACTCAAGGCGGTCTTCGCAAAGATCAATTTAAAGCCACCAATACCTCATATTTACGCGTCACCTTTTTACGCCAAGAACGCGGTATGTGGCCCAGCTTATGGGAACTCAACTTATTCGATCAAGCAGGCAAAAAACTCAAACTTCATGAGAGAACTCAAAAAGTAAGTGTCCCGGTTAGTTTAGATCAATTTAAAAAAAGCGGTAACTACAAGCCCCATCCTCATCGTTTGTCCCCCGTCGAAGAAAAGGAACTTCTCAAAGACATTTCAGTTCCCGAGGGTTTTGAGAAATCAATTTTTGCTCCTTGGCAAATGGCCAATTATCCCACCTATGTCGCAGCTGCCCCTAGTGGTGATCTCTATGTCTCCTCCGATGGTAATGCGTCTGGTAACCGCAATCCCGGTCGTGGACGTATCCTGCGCTTGCGAGATAATGATGCTGATGGCCGTGCCGATGAAGTCACGGAATTTGTGCGTGACATTGATTCACCTCGCGGCATTGTATGGGATCACGACCGCCTTTATGTTTTGCACCCTCCGCATATCACCGTTTTCCACGATCAGGATGGCGATGGCATGGCCGATTCCTCCAAACGCCTCATTTCCAATATTGCTTTTGGCTTTAAAGATCGTTCTGCTGACCACACCACCAATGGTTTGGAAATGGGGATTGATGGCTGGATCTATATTGCCGTGGGTGACTTCGGCTTTATGAAGGCTACAGGTACAGATGGACGCGAGATGCAATTGCGCGGTGGGGGCGTCGTACGCTTTCGCCCTGATGGTACCGGTATGGAACTCTTTTCCGGCGGAACCCGAAATATTTACGGTATCGCTATCACACCCAAGCTCGATATGATCTCCAGGGATAATACCAATGATGGTGGTGGATGGGATGTTCGCATGCATCAGCACAGCGGTTTAGAGGATCACGGTTACCCGCGCCTCTACATGAATTTCCAAGATGAAATCATTCAGCCCTTAGCCGATTATGGCGGTGGTTCTGGTGTGGGAGCTTTTTATCTCGGCGAGCCTGGAATTCCCTCCGAGTGGAATCAACGCCCCTACACCTGCGACTGGGGAAGACAGGGCTCTTACCGTCACATATTAACTCAGCAAGGAAGTCTTCTTAAGGAAGAAAAAAAGCCAGATATCTTCATTAAAATGACGCGTCCAACTGATGCTGATGTGGATGGTCTAAGCAACATCTATCAAGCTTCATGGAAGGGACCCGCTAATTATTTTTGGAAGGGAGTTGATCAAGGCTATATTGCAAAAGTACGCCCTAAGAATTTCCAAGCCGAGGCACTGCCACCATTTGAAAAACTCAGTGAAGATCAACTGATTGCGCTCATCGCAAACTCAAGGAGTCACGTTCGTCGCCTCAATGCTCAGCGCATGATTCTACGCAAGCCTTTTAAAAAGGAAACTCAAGAGAAGCTTTTGCGGGAAACGCAAAATCAACAGCTCAACTTAGATAATAGAATCGCCCTACTCTATACTTTTTCTCAGCGCGGTGTCGATAGCACGTTCAGTGAAGCCGTCATCAAGGCTCTCACGCAAGCTTTTGACAATGAGCAAGAACTCATGCCCTTCGTCGTACGCGCTCTGGGTGACATGGCGATTGACAAAAGAACCACTCAACAAGCGAGTCCCGTACCTTCTGAATTCTTAAAGGCTGCACTTAAATCAAATCAGCCGAAACTGGTCCTCGAAGCTATCATTGCTGCCACTCGTCAAGAAAAAATGGATTTGGCCTATGTCATTGCCGATCAACTTGCTAGTCAAGACAAGCTCATTTTTCACACTGCTTTCCAGGCTCTTGCCAAGCTCAATGCTTATCAAGCCGCCCTTTTTAAACTCGGGTCACCCACTACACGCCAAGGCGCCAGTTTTGCCCTCATGCGCATGCACGACCCCAAGCTCGTTCAAAAACTCATCACCCAAGTACAAAAAGAAAAAAATGGGCAAATTCAGCAAGCCATCATTGCTGTCCTTGCACGCCTTTATCATCGCGAAGCGCAGTGGCAAGGAGATAGCTGGTCGACTCGTCCCGATACCCGTGGCCCTTACTACCAGTTAGCCACTTGGGAAGCCTCTGAATCAATCCTCGAAACTCTGAACCAATTCCTTGAAGCACCTCAAACTCCTAAAGCACTCAATGCTGCTATAGTGGGAGAAATCGGTAAAAATCGCATCCAAAATGATCGTGGCCTCGTGCAAATCATTAAATTAGCCGAAAGCGATGCGAGCCTCTTGCCCACAGTTTTGAGCCAACTTGCTGATAAAGATAACATCCCACCCAATGCTGTCCCCCTCATCATCAGTGCTGCACATAACTCAAAATCCAGCGCCTCAAGTTTAGCTCAAGCCGTTCAGCTACTGATAAAAATTGATCACCCCAAAGTTTACCCCGCAATGATGGCTGCATTGAGCTCAATCCTGCGCGATAATAAAGCGGTAAAAGTCCGTAGCGAAGTACGCAAAAAACTTTTCAACTCCCCAAAACTCGAGAATTATACCGATCAATTTGTTAAAAGTTTAAGTCAGCCCACAATTCCTTTTGAAGATCAATGGGCGGCCCAAGCCTTGCTCCATTTGGCTAATGCTAAAGGTATCGGTAAGGAAGCTCAACACAAAAGCCGTCTCGCCATTGATAAAACTTGGCAAGACGACAATAAAAAAGCCAACCTCATACAAGCGGCTCACCGTTCTAGTAATCCCTACCTCAACAATCGCATTCGTCTTGTAATCAATCACCCGAATGAAGGGGTCAAAGCTTGGGCAAAAGCCGCTATGCGCAGCCTACGCATTCAAGCGCCTGGCGAAGATAAAACGCCCAAGATCGCCAGTCTCAAAGTGGAAGATGCCATGACACAAGTGATCAACTATAAAAAAGGTGATGCCGCCTTAGGTGAAGCCATTTATACTCGCGCCAGTTGCTCCGCTTGCCATACTGTATCGCCTGATGAGGCTCCCAAAGGCCCCTACCTCGGCAATATCGCCAGCATCCTCCGTCGTCAAGATTTGGTGGAATCTATCTTGCTTCCCAACAAATCCATTTCTCAAGGTTTTGCGACCCAAATGATCAGCCTAAAAAGTGGCCAGAGCATCATGGGCTTTGTTACTGACGAGAGTGGTGATAGCGTCTCCATGCGCGATATCTCGAGTGAGGAGCATAGCTTCAAGAAAAGCGAAATCTCCAGCCGTCAAAAGCTGCCCACTTCACTCATGCCACCTGCCCTCATGAATAACTTCACGGTCCATGAATTCGCTAGCTTGATTGACTACCTCAACAAACTCGCAAAAAAGGATGAGTAG